The proteins below are encoded in one region of Micromonospora sp. DSM 45708:
- a CDS encoding MmcQ/YjbR family DNA-binding protein, with protein MTRDEMLAYCLAKPGAWLDRPWEGDEVVKVGSRIFAFLGSPEGEARLGVKCGPSREIADEWLHRFPADARPSPYIGRSGWNTLRLTGGIPDDELVDALDGSYDAVVAKLPKRERPTA; from the coding sequence ATGACGCGCGACGAGATGCTGGCCTACTGCCTGGCCAAGCCGGGAGCCTGGCTCGACCGGCCGTGGGAGGGCGACGAGGTGGTGAAGGTGGGCAGCCGGATCTTCGCGTTCCTCGGCTCCCCGGAGGGCGAGGCCCGGCTCGGGGTGAAGTGCGGTCCGTCCCGCGAGATCGCCGACGAGTGGCTGCACCGGTTCCCGGCCGACGCCCGCCCCTCCCCCTACATCGGCCGGTCCGGCTGGAACACGCTGCGGCTGACCGGCGGCATCCCCGATGACGAGCTGGTCGACGCGCTCGACGGGTCGTACGACGCGGTGGTCGCGAAGCTGCCGAAGCGCGAGCGGCCGACGGCCTGA
- a CDS encoding DNA-binding protein: MDGMVTVDNDPFTAPDAAQARAHRNYAALLRIAERHAGTNARRRRYAHPDVPDAYEAATLVMALAGGAELDAGEEPVDQADLMAALTLIPHVRAEVDVLEAGLLQVARGRGMTWQAIAFGLGLGSAQAARQRYERLTVRTGTGD, from the coding sequence ATGGACGGCATGGTCACCGTGGACAACGACCCGTTCACCGCACCGGATGCTGCTCAGGCCCGGGCCCACCGCAACTACGCGGCGCTGCTGCGGATCGCCGAGCGGCACGCCGGCACCAACGCCCGCCGCCGGCGCTACGCGCACCCCGACGTGCCCGACGCCTACGAGGCGGCCACGCTGGTGATGGCGCTCGCGGGCGGCGCGGAGCTGGACGCGGGCGAGGAACCGGTCGACCAGGCCGACCTGATGGCCGCGCTGACGCTGATCCCGCACGTGCGGGCCGAGGTGGACGTGCTGGAGGCCGGGCTGTTGCAGGTGGCCCGCGGTCGGGGCATGACCTGGCAGGCCATCGCGTTCGGGCTGGGGCTGGGCAGCGCCCAGGCGGCCCGGCAGCGCTATGAGCGGCTCACCGTCCGCACCGGCACCGGCGACTGA
- a CDS encoding LLM class flavin-dependent oxidoreductase has translation MQFGIFTVGDVTVDPTTGRLPSERDRIKAMTTIALKAEEVGLDVFATGEHHNPPFVPSSPTTMLGWIAARTERLILSTSTTLITTNDPVKIAEDYAMLQHLADGRVDLMMGRGNTGPVYPWFGQDIRNGIPLAIENYDLLHRLWREDVVDWKGRFRTPLQSFTSTPRPLDGVPPFVWHGSIRSPEIAEQAAYYGDGFFANHIFWPKEHTERMVGLYRERFAHYGHGSPDQAIVGLGGQVFMRRNSQDAVREFRPYFDNAPVYGHGPSLEEFTRETPLTVGSPQQVIDRTLGFREYVGDYQRQLFLMDHAGLPLKTVLEQLDLLGEEVVPVLRKEFDSMRPVHVPEAPTHASMLAARDTATSPEEGR, from the coding sequence ATGCAGTTCGGAATCTTCACCGTCGGTGACGTCACCGTCGACCCGACCACCGGGCGGCTGCCGTCCGAGCGTGACCGGATCAAGGCCATGACCACCATCGCGCTCAAGGCCGAAGAGGTCGGCCTGGACGTCTTCGCCACCGGTGAGCACCACAACCCGCCGTTCGTGCCGTCGTCGCCGACCACCATGCTCGGCTGGATCGCGGCCCGCACCGAGCGGCTGATCCTGTCCACCTCGACCACGCTGATCACCACCAACGACCCGGTCAAGATCGCCGAGGACTACGCGATGCTCCAGCACCTGGCCGACGGCCGGGTCGACCTGATGATGGGTCGCGGCAACACCGGCCCGGTCTACCCGTGGTTCGGACAGGACATCCGCAACGGCATCCCGCTGGCCATCGAGAACTACGACCTGCTGCACCGGCTGTGGCGCGAGGACGTGGTCGACTGGAAGGGCCGGTTCCGCACCCCGCTCCAGTCGTTCACCTCGACCCCGCGTCCGCTCGACGGCGTGCCGCCGTTCGTCTGGCACGGCTCGATCCGCAGCCCGGAGATCGCCGAGCAGGCCGCGTACTACGGCGACGGCTTCTTCGCCAACCACATCTTCTGGCCGAAGGAGCACACCGAGCGGATGGTCGGCCTCTACCGGGAGCGGTTCGCGCACTACGGCCACGGCTCGCCGGACCAGGCGATCGTCGGCCTCGGCGGGCAGGTCTTCATGCGCCGCAACTCGCAGGACGCGGTGCGCGAGTTCCGGCCGTACTTCGACAACGCCCCGGTCTACGGGCACGGCCCGTCGCTGGAGGAGTTCACCCGGGAGACGCCGCTCACCGTCGGCAGCCCGCAGCAGGTCATCGACCGCACGCTGGGCTTCCGCGAGTACGTCGGCGACTACCAGCGGCAGCTCTTCCTGATGGATCACGCCGGCCTGCCGCTGAAGACGGTGCTGGAGCAGCTCGACCTGCTGGGCGAGGAGGTGGTCCCGGTGCTGCGCAAGGAGTTCGACTCGATGCGTCCGGTGCACGTGCCGGAGGCGCCCACCCACGCCTCGATGCTGGCCGCCCGGGACACCGCGACGAGCCCGGAGGAGGGGCGATGA
- a CDS encoding FMN reductase: MTRRTLAVVSAGLGQPSSTRLLADQLATAARDELVGRGADVELLPVDLREHAHDVVNHLLTGFAPAALRRTLDAVAAADGLIAVTPIFNASYNGLFKSFFDVVDRDALAGTPVLIGATGGTARHSLALEHAVRPMFAYLRAVVLPTAVFAAPEDWAGDDGDSALRARIGRAAAELAEQVDRRPAASGPADPFALTTDFADLLAGRDPA; encoded by the coding sequence ATGACCCGGCGTACCCTCGCGGTCGTCTCGGCCGGTCTCGGCCAGCCCTCGTCCACCCGCCTGCTCGCCGACCAGCTCGCCACGGCCGCCCGCGACGAGCTGGTCGGCCGGGGGGCCGACGTGGAGCTGCTCCCGGTGGACCTGCGCGAGCACGCCCACGACGTGGTGAACCACCTGCTGACCGGCTTCGCGCCGGCCGCCCTGCGGCGCACGCTGGACGCCGTCGCGGCGGCGGACGGTCTGATCGCCGTCACGCCGATCTTCAACGCGTCCTACAACGGGCTGTTCAAGTCCTTCTTCGACGTGGTGGACCGCGACGCGCTGGCCGGCACGCCGGTGTTGATCGGGGCGACCGGCGGCACCGCGCGGCACTCGCTCGCGCTGGAGCACGCGGTCCGGCCGATGTTCGCCTACCTGCGGGCGGTGGTGCTGCCGACGGCGGTCTTCGCCGCGCCCGAGGACTGGGCCGGCGACGACGGCGACAGCGCGTTGCGGGCCCGGATCGGGCGCGCCGCGGCCGAGCTGGCCGAGCAGGTGGACCGCCGTCCGGCCGCGTCCGGGCCGGCCGACCCGTTCGCCCTCACCACCGACTTCGCCGACCTGCTCGCCGGCCGCGACCCGGCCTGA
- a CDS encoding DNA-3-methyladenine glycosylase, whose amino-acid sequence MTYPWLDAPAADIADTARTLLGWTVAANGVHVRLTEVEAYAGTGEDPASHAHRGPTPRNQVMFGPAGHVYVYFVFGMHWCANIVCGRDGEAAAVLLRAGTVVDGIEVARERRPRASDRDLARGPARLVTALGLGRDANGTSAVDGTGPLLLTPPESPVAPARIAAGPRVGVAAAHDLPWRFWLADEPSVSVYRRHTPRRRQPTTL is encoded by the coding sequence ATGACGTACCCCTGGCTCGACGCGCCGGCCGCGGACATCGCGGACACCGCGCGGACCCTGCTCGGCTGGACCGTGGCGGCGAACGGCGTCCACGTGCGGCTGACCGAGGTCGAGGCGTACGCCGGCACCGGCGAGGACCCGGCCTCGCACGCCCACCGCGGGCCGACCCCGCGCAACCAGGTCATGTTCGGGCCGGCCGGGCACGTCTACGTGTACTTCGTGTTCGGCATGCACTGGTGCGCGAACATCGTCTGCGGTCGCGACGGCGAGGCGGCGGCCGTGCTGCTGCGCGCCGGCACGGTGGTGGACGGCATCGAGGTCGCCCGCGAGCGCCGTCCCCGCGCCTCGGACCGGGACCTGGCGCGGGGACCGGCCCGGCTGGTCACCGCGCTCGGCCTGGGTCGGGACGCCAACGGCACGTCGGCGGTCGACGGCACCGGACCCCTGCTCCTGACCCCGCCGGAGAGCCCGGTCGCCCCGGCCCGGATCGCCGCCGGGCCACGGGTCGGCGTGGCGGCGGCACACGACCTGCCGTGGCGGTTCTGGCTGGCCGACGAGCCGAGCGTGAGCGTCTACCGCCGGCACACCCCACGCCGCCGGCAACCCACGACCCTCTAA